The genomic stretch atcgcctccgcctccgtcgacgccgcctctactcccgtcggcttccctccgtgccgcctccaaatccttctgcatgctcaggagcaatgtttgaagcaaactcttctccacggggtccaccgccgcccgccattcggccaccgtcttgaccatctgagcgcgcgtttgttgacgcgcgaagaatttgagatccgctgtggattggccaaggggggatgccgactggacctcctgtgaacccccggcgacccccctcgcctcccgttgagcccgcctgtgcccaaccgggcgagtacggcgagcaaacgaacgaggggtcgggacctcctgggcagtctcagggaggtcgtgggaaccaccgctactgccgctgaaatcaccggaatagttcaaccgttgcttcttcggccagccagagtcgacacctactcggaacttctcggagtcgttcagcacaagatagcagtttcagtaggtgaagtccttgtacacccccttcaaggggaaggctttctccgctatcctcctgttGTCGTCCTCCGTTcgcccactgctcatcatgcggagggcgttggtgtacaagcccgaaaatcgggaaaccgcaaccctgattcggtcccaccccttcggcaatcctccccattgcgtggcctcccctccgggcaaaacctctggtaggctgctgctatcttgccccacaagttgacgatcctctggttgttcgaaacgagaggatcgtgacaaacactcacccacgccttggacaacgcgacgttctccgcgtccgtccacctcctccgtaccgaattgtcgtcctcacccggctgcgaggactcgccgacccttttccccttgcctttcttctttggggcgccccgaccccgccctgcgccccccgtttgaacgggagcatccggaacACCGGAAAGATCTAACCCCaagtcatcgaaggagaaagtgtcaaactgggccggaggcgcagcctccgttggcgtcgatgtgtgcgacgaaccagtcgaaaaatcaaaactggggcgatagacgtcccccggcgtcccctgtgtcGCGGGCGTCCCcagcgtcgccggtacccccccccgggcatcatctgcatcccgggtgtccACCCCGGCATCTGGACACTGGGTGCCACCCCGACATCGCCAGAAACGCctccggcggactcccccccgctggtatcccgggcatcatctgctgccacgggtacatgttgtagtatgggggcatctgactccatccacctcccacggggatcgggggagtttgagatccgctactccctgaagtaggctcgttgttgagatccatttaccgttgttgatcttgtacaaaaatttagatagagagagtactcgttaatacaagtggtgcgaatgaaaatgacaggaaagtcgcgtatatatagtgtttcggaaacaaaaaaaatttaaaattcgcGCTATGCGGTGcactaggcgatccggacgctgcagtagcgcctagcggatcgcctagctcACTGCCTACCtccgcggaaccgccgagcgctaggcggttttttttcgcgaaatccgctaggcggctgcaatagatcgcctagcataccgcctagcgccggcgctcggctaggcggtgcgctaggcgctattgtggatgctctaaggtatATGATGAATAGGGCCCGGCCGACTCGAGTTTAATGGGGCCCGTAATGTAGAGTTAGTGAAATTAACTTACATCACCTTCCACTTATTTAATGCCTTCCTTCTCTGGAATAAAAACGCGCGACAACGACGTGTTCGCTCGCGTAGGCCCGGTCCACACCTTCACCGTAGGATGCGTGCCACGTCTCAGGCCCTGTCACGATCAGCCCACTGTTGGCGGGTCCATTAGTCCGTGGCGTAGGCATCTATCTGCTGCTCCATCGTAGCATGGTTTTGACATACGATTTGATGGGAAGGGACACGTGTGTGGCTAGTGTTCCTCATGGATGGGTCCCACTTCCTTCAGATTAGATATTCAATTTAATTGAGTGGCTCTGCTAATTTCAGGTGGGGATCTTTGTTTATACTGTCCGCAACACCTCCCTTAGCCGTCTCTTATCTCATTCCGGAGAgatgagacggataagagactgCATTGCAGCCTTCCGTCTCCATCCCATCTCGGAGAGACGCCCGTCCCGGAGGGACAGCTCACGATACGTCTCGCCACACGCGTTGGCAacgtggcgagctccggttcgtccgtgacgcttATTCGCCGGCCcacgagtgggcgtcgtttttatctgaaaaatattttttttgtttttttcaaaattcaggaaaaattcaaaaataaaaaaaaaaactcccaaaaatatactagcTGTCTATAGGAgttttttttgcaaatttttagtttttttattatttttttaagcctccaatcacttctataaatatcaaatcattcccacaaattaatccactataaaaaatatgtttttttatttaaattatgtatttaaatttttttaggattttattaatgaggtttttaatttttttagaattttaagttgtaattttttttaatgaagtgtgtttttattaattgaattcgttggaaataaaaataaaaaatgaaattgaatgaatagttaatggatgagatggttaagagacggataagagagggagggttgcaggtgctgtctcttagttaagaaatggagtaaaaagtacagtggggcccatgaatagttaagagatggataaTAGACAATGTTGCGGATGACCTTAGCATTGTAATCACTAATCAGAGATTTGGAGGATGTTGCTAttggataatttaaatattcGTATGATCGagcatttattttattaaattttttcttcttattctGAGATGTTTGTTTTTTGTCTGGAATAGAATTGGGATTCTTTTGTTTGAATGTCAATTGAGTTGGTTCAACAGGTTTTGGATAAATCTAATTTAAATAACTGGTTCATTGGATGTAAGCTAATCAGATAGAAATTATATCGAGCTAGAGATTTTCGATACTAAAACTAAATACTCGTATTTCAAGTTAGTCCGATGAATTAATTGAATTGCTAATGATAAAATTACCATATAATCATTTCAGTGCATAATGATGAAGTTTAGAGTATATATTAAACCCGgaaatacataaattttataTGATACTATGTTACATTTAATAAATCTTGAGTTGTTAAATTgtttaaatatagaaatatagtATTATGGAACATGACATTGAACAcctaattcattattttttaaactaaaataaaaattaatatatttcaaagtatgttttagaatttaaaatatttcttataatgaataaaaaatttcaatttatttattgttcATTATATTATGTAAATAAAAATCTTACTTAAATACTCTAAaatggaatattaatttttataattacatACTCCTTATAATAAAAATTGACATTAAAATGTTAAATCAGTTGTTAAGCAAGATGAAATGATATATATCGTGCACCAAGGTCTTACAAGTTAGGCTAATTCATCGGATTTTGGATCAACCCTACTTTGTTTCAAACCAATAGGACTGTAATTTTATTGCGCCAAATGTTTTTAACTCTAACCGTCATATTTAGCAGGGCATCCGGACCCGTCCACGGGTTTCGGACTACATTGACATTCATATTTATATACATTAAATgtatacaattttattttctatttaagaTATATTCCCCCGTCACATAAAATATGAGCATTGTAGTGAAGGTAGTGTTAGTGAATAGTGAGAgatccacattattattagagggaacatcattttttgtccacgaactttgccaaagtatcattttaggtccgtgaactttgaaaatatcattttttatccgtgaactttgagttagtatcatttgaggtactttttactattttcaagtttttttggacgaaaataccctcaataccttaaagtgtatatatttttaataaatttatcatatactcatatttttttataactatctttacaatatatttttgacaaattttctaaatataatttgaccttaatatcacttaattttgtgaaatgcaagtaaaattgtttcttcaattttttatattaaatttttttaaaaattgaataaagaactttctttaataataaaaaattgaataaagatctttttataaatatctttataatatatttttgacaaattttctaaatataatttgaccttcaatattatcatttaattttgtgacatgcaagaaaagatctttattcaattttttattataaagaaaagttctttattcagttaaaaaaaattaatataaaaaattgaagaagcaattttacttgcatgtcacaaaattaagtgataatatttaaggtcaaattatatttagaaaatttgtcaaaaatatattgtaaagatatttataaaaaattatgagtatatgataaatttattaaaaatatatacactttaaggtattgagggtattttcgtccaaaaaaacttgaaaatagtaaaaagtacctcaaatgatactaactcaaagttcacggacctaaaatgatattttcaaagttcacggacctaaaatgatactttggcaaagttcgtggaccaaaatgatgttccctcttattattaatgtttaagTAGACTATAgtagtataagttgtaaataaattgatacatATGAGTAATGAGTTGGAGAAACTTTCCACAAAtacttatatttttatggatcagataaaaaaatactcatatttttataggacggatgaagtatattgTAATAAATTGGAGGAAAAGTCCATTGTGCATGAATTTCACATCTATTCCTTAAGTACAGTAAAAAAATCCTTTGTACATTAATTTCACATCCatcccttgtaattcccagtaTACCAAGTTAGTTGATTTTTCTAAACATTCcaaattaattactaatttttttgaaaaaaacaaattgttattttctcttttatatgCACAAGTATATAATTTAACAttatatgattctttgtgtaataCAATATGCACAAGTACATAGTTTACGCACATGTATCATAACACACATTTCCTTTGTCCCATTTTAATTTGTCTCAACAACTCAATTAGAAGTATATATAGGGGTACAAGTTTAGAGTGACATTCTTAGGGTCAAGTTTAAGCCTTTTTTTAAACATTCTAATCTTAGCTATTTCAACTTTGAAAAACACTAGGATCCAATTTAGCATTTGATGAAAGATTAAGATTTGAGTCTCATCTTTTTAAATGGATTAGCATTTAACTCTTCAAAAAAAACATTACAAATTTTCAACCACCAAAGTCGAAATCAAACATTTAACGAATAAATTAATAGCAACGTCTGTCACGCACTTCTGCCACGCTTGCACAAAGTCTCACCAAATATCATAAAGTTATTCCATATAACAACATTTTAATAGTTGAAAAATCCCCACATAAACATAGGAGTTTACGCCAATCAGCGCCTCACACATTCACTAACTTAATATATAATCATTAATTAAAACTTAATGGTAGCAATAGTTATACGCTGGTGTAAACAATATTGTATTGTCCCAACTTTGAATTTATCGAAATAAACTTTAAGtaaaatattgatatatttatcattttcccAGTGTGAACAACATCATATCAGCATCAATATAGTCTCAGAACACAGAAGTCATTGCTCTGAAGTGAAAGTTATGTGTACATTAATATTTTGACTTTTTTGTCCTAATTTATTGCGATCCCCAATTGTGAATTTCAATATTAATGTGGCAATTCTTTTCCATTCTAGAATTATGACATGAAAGCACCACATTGTGTTTCAATTTCATAGAATTCTTTTTCCGAATttggaaaaatatttattctaAACTAAGTACATTATTTTTGTTACTCTCTGTATTATTTTTATGCATTAATAAGGGTTCCGAGGTTTTTTTTTCAGAGAAACCAAAATCATAACTTCACAGTCAAATTCCATCACAATCATCAAGAATACTAAAACAAGAAATTATACCACAATTTAAGaagaaacataaaattaaaaccttCCATTATTTCATCTTTGCCCTTAtcaacacacatacacataaaaCTGGAGCAAGAACAAATACACATTCATGAACCCCAAATCAACATTGCCAAAACCACGTTCCTTGATTTTGGACAGGAAATCCAAGGTTGCAAGAATTAGGCTGCAAATGATCGTCATAGTATTCACTCTCAAGCTTAGGCAAACACAATATTTGCACAAGACTCTCATCCTCTTGCTCCAAAGCCGACGCTTGATCCGCCTCGAACACATGGGACGAGTTGCTCAAAGCATCCTCCTGCTTGCAGGGCGTACTTCCGTCATTTCCCTTCTCCACCAGCTTTGCGCTTAATAGACAAATCTGCAAATAGCATTTTCGTAAGAGAGCATGTACAATGTATCAGGATTGAGATCCTCGCTGTGCAATTTTGCAAAATAGTCCCTACTCTTCCTAATACAGCCAAGTTTGTTCATACGcaataattttttctattttatttatttgtatatatatatatatatatatatttgtattagGAAAAGCCTATGCAAAATTGCATGACAAAGGATCCCCACCTGATGTATCAGCCCGTCAACATACCAAATCATTGTTCGCCTGCTTTGCATTCCTAATGTAGACGGACAAAGATGAGGGCAGATTTAGAAAAAAAACTCTTGTGAGagttcaatttttaaaattttgcgcTTTAAGTTTTGAACACACTTAATTACTACTATCTGACTTGGAACGGaaattagtaggagtattacACAAAATATCGTAAAAATTGATCTGTCAACATTTCTGCATAATTTTGTTCGGTGGGGCCTACGCGTCTAGAAGCTTTTATAGTTAACCTAAACTAccacaataatttaatataattgtaaagaatttttaggaaaaaaaaaatttgtttagAGGGAGCTTAAGCCCCCCTTAGTTCCACAAATGACTACGATGAAGATTTGAAGTTTTATTCTTactattatagtattattattgttattatttttattattaggtCGTATACTACGTATAAAAATGTAATTTTGCTCGCTTATTATAAAAATTCTGCATATACCTCGTTTCTAAGCTTCTCATTATCTGAGGAAAGGGAATCGTAATCGGACTTGAGCTTATCGTAGGATGATTTCAATGAACCGTATTCTCGCTCGAGAACTTTGGTCTTGGACCTGGCTCGCCGGTTTTGGAACCAGATTGCGACTTGCCTCGGCTGCAAACCGATTTTTTTGGCCAGCTCTATTTTCCGGTCCGGTTCGAGCTTATTCTCCACGGCGAAGCTCTTCTCTAGGAACTGAACCTGCTCCGCCGTCAGCCGCCGCTTCTTCTCCGGCGGCTGGTGGAGGCAGCTCTCGAACTCGTCGCCGCAGTTCTCCGCTCCGCAATCGGACTGCCTTGATCGGATGCTTCTCTCTCCTCGCGCCTGCTCGAAGTTCACCATACCTGAGACATTCAAAATCGATTGAAATTAGACGTATGGAAACCTAGAACAGCAATTGCAATCAAATCCCTCACGAATTTCAGTGTGATTTTTGTTACCGTGAAATTTAGGGGAAGAATTCGCGATCCAGTGAGAATCGGAGGGGATTTTCTCATCATTCAAGAGAGAATCTTCGAAATCTGTGGAGCTTTTCATTTTCATGTTTCCTTTTTTGCTGGAAAACAAATGTGAATTTTAGGGGAGAAGATGAAGATGCATTTAAAGGCGTAAGAAATTTAAAGCCTGTGGCGGAAGAAAGTGGTGTGGAGCATAATGCTGATATAGGAGTTGtgtgagagaaagagagggctCAAGAACATCGCtcagaagaagagagagaatcggatgagagagaaaacCATGCGCCGCGATTTGTGAGTgggatgaagaagaagacgaggagCAAAATGGTGAAACAAAAATTGGGgattagttgtttttttttatagtactattaataAGCTGCTGTTTCTTGTTGCTCTGGAACTTGTTTTTGTTACCAAAATGCCCTTCACTGTTTACGATATTGACCTATCGCCCTCTCACTACGGCGATATTTGATTAAATTGTGGTAGTTTGATTAATGTGGATATTAATTGAAATTATTTCAACTATTTGCAATATGTTAGGTTTGAattcatatttatttgtatttggAAAAATAGTTTGAAGATTTCTGATATAGGTCATAATTAGTAAATGTATCAATGCATCTGAGATTGTAAATCTATTCTACTCCATGTCTATATATTGTTTGTTTGCATTAGATTGATTATTGAGCATATTATTTAAAAGCCTTTGTCATCTATTCGTTTGAAATAGGAAGATTTTATCTATTAACATcctataaattttaataattttgaaatagcCCATGATTTAGACATCATTGTTTATAAATTGTTAGCAAATTATTAATGAATCATTGGATTTGAGAGGGATTTAGATAAAACAGAAATTTAGACAGTAACAAAATAGAAATGCCAGAATATAATATTTTGTGTTAGGTGCCTCCATTCCTATTCGTTGTCACAATATTTACACGTGTTAGAGTAGAGTACTCCATAAAAGAAGTTTGTAACATGCAATGTAAATGTAGCAATTAAATCAGTAATAAGGTGAAGGTAGCGTAACGAATCGAAAGTGGGACAGGCGGACAGCTATTCATGTTTAGTCATAGTATATAATCTGTAAGTAACGTGCTTTGGCCATGTAGATGGAAAGATGTGAACTTTGATGTTGTAGCCATTTTTCATCGAAACTGATTTTTCTCAAATGATGAAATCATATAGCATGTCAAAAGTCTATGCGAcccaaaataatagtactactgtAAATCAGAATGTGTGGCCCAAAATGATGTCAAGTACTCATAAATTTTGTAAGTATCTTGTATCTCTCTCATCCCCCAACGCGGCCTGTCCTCGCCTTTGTCGTTCACTTACCATTTTTCTATCCTATAACCTAATTAAATCCGCAATGGTGACATGTAAAACTCGATCCATTCATGAAGTTCCATCTCCGATTTGAACTGATCTATTAACGAAGAATCACATTTAG from Salvia splendens isolate huo1 chromosome 15, SspV2, whole genome shotgun sequence encodes the following:
- the LOC121767864 gene encoding homeobox-leucine zipper protein HAT5-like, whose product is MKMKSSTDFEDSLLNDEKIPSDSHWIANSSPKFHGMVNFEQARGERSIRSRQSDCGAENCGDEFESCLHQPPEKKRRLTAEQVQFLEKSFAVENKLEPDRKIELAKKIGLQPRQVAIWFQNRRARSKTKVLEREYGSLKSSYDKLKSDYDSLSSDNEKLRNEICLLSAKLVEKGNDGSTPCKQEDALSNSSHVFEADQASALEQEDESLVQILCLPKLESEYYDDHLQPNSCNLGFPVQNQGTWFWQC